One segment of Candidatus Delongbacteria bacterium DNA contains the following:
- a CDS encoding lamin tail domain-containing protein, with protein MKTGLTLAALITAGPLFAAVVINEIHYNPDPGADTSYEFFELHNTGAVDADLGGWAVTSGVVHSFAAGTSIPAGGYLVVAKLASTYTGAPYHLTNVVQWTSGDLNNGGETLTLSDASAGVVDTVPYDDGGCWPLDPDGQGPSLELLDPAQDNSLCTSWAASTGVDYGTPGAQNSVFAGGGSAPVISGVAHSPVAPSFLDAVTVSATVTDDTGLALVQLEVAVDGNPSQLLAMSNQGGDLFTVLIPAQAAGAVVAYRVLAQDDNAETTLGDWQGYTVAAGTVEILINELHYNGLAAGTDVDEFIELFNHGTATVDLGGWSLSGVTFTFPAGSFIAPGEYRVLAVNSEAFAARYGFLPDFQWTSGALSNDGEAIVLSNASAQEMDRVVYDDASPWPTTPDGSGPSLELIAPALDNSLAANWQASFVDGGTPRGPNSTAPVVEAIDAPRGFALAPAWPNPFNPSTTLAFTLEQAQVVELAVFDLAGRRVAVLAQGLRSAGTHQVVFQAEGLASGLYLARLQGEGRLECQRLVLVK; from the coding sequence ATGAAGACCGGACTGACCCTGGCGGCCTTGATCACCGCCGGACCCCTGTTTGCCGCAGTGGTGATCAACGAGATCCACTACAACCCCGATCCCGGCGCCGACACCAGTTACGAGTTCTTCGAACTGCACAACACGGGCGCCGTGGACGCCGACCTCGGCGGCTGGGCCGTGACCTCCGGCGTGGTGCACAGCTTCGCCGCCGGCACCAGCATCCCGGCGGGCGGCTACCTCGTGGTGGCCAAATTGGCGAGCACGTACACGGGTGCGCCCTACCACCTCACCAACGTGGTGCAGTGGACCTCGGGCGACCTGAACAACGGCGGCGAGACCCTGACTCTGAGCGACGCCTCCGCCGGGGTGGTGGACACCGTGCCCTATGACGACGGCGGTTGTTGGCCGCTGGACCCGGACGGCCAGGGGCCCAGTCTGGAATTGCTGGATCCGGCGCAGGACAACAGCCTGTGCACGAGTTGGGCGGCCAGCACGGGCGTGGACTACGGCACTCCCGGCGCGCAGAACAGCGTCTTCGCCGGCGGCGGTAGCGCTCCTGTGATCAGCGGCGTGGCCCACAGCCCGGTGGCGCCCTCCTTCTTGGACGCGGTCACGGTGTCGGCCACGGTCACCGACGACACGGGCCTGGCGCTGGTGCAACTGGAGGTGGCGGTGGACGGCAACCCCAGCCAGTTGTTGGCCATGTCCAACCAGGGAGGCGACCTGTTCACGGTGCTGATCCCGGCCCAGGCGGCGGGCGCCGTCGTGGCCTACCGCGTGCTGGCCCAGGACGACAATGCCGAGACCACGCTGGGTGACTGGCAGGGGTACACGGTGGCTGCGGGCACGGTGGAGATCCTGATCAACGAACTGCATTACAACGGACTGGCCGCAGGCACGGATGTGGATGAGTTCATCGAACTCTTCAACCACGGCACGGCCACCGTGGACCTGGGCGGCTGGAGCCTCTCCGGCGTCACCTTCACCTTCCCCGCCGGCAGCTTCATCGCCCCCGGCGAGTATCGCGTGCTGGCGGTCAATTCCGAGGCGTTCGCGGCCCGCTACGGCTTCCTGCCCGACTTCCAGTGGACCTCCGGCGCCCTCTCCAACGACGGCGAGGCCATCGTGCTGAGCAACGCCTCCGCCCAGGAAATGGACCGGGTGGTGTACGACGATGCCAGCCCCTGGCCCACCACGCCCGACGGCAGCGGTCCCAGCCTGGAATTGATCGCCCCGGCGCTGGACAACAGCCTGGCCGCCAACTGGCAGGCCTCGTTTGTGGACGGCGGCACGCCCCGTGGGCCCAACAGCACGGCGCCGGTGGTGGAAGCCATCGACGCGCCGCGCGGCTTCGCCCTGGCGCCGGCCTGGCCCAACCCCTTCAACCCGTCCACCACGTTGGCCTTCACGCTGGAGCAGGCGCAGGTCGTCGAACTGGCCGTCTTCGATCTGGCCGGCCGGCGCGTGGCCGTGCTGGCGCAGGGATTGCGCTCCGCCGGCACGCACCAGGTGGTCTTCCAGGCGGAAGGTCTGGCCAGCGGCCTCTACCTCGCCCGCCTGCAGGGCGAGGGCCGGCTGGAGTGCCAGCGCTTGGTCCTGGTCAAGTAA